A genomic region of Saimiri boliviensis isolate mSaiBol1 chromosome 20, mSaiBol1.pri, whole genome shotgun sequence contains the following coding sequences:
- the PDAP1 gene encoding 28 kDa heat- and acid-stable phosphoprotein isoform X2, whose translation MPKGGRKGGHKGRARQYTSPEEIDAQLQAEKQKAREEEEQKEGGDGATGDPKKEKKSLDSDDSEDEEDDYQQKRKGVEGLIDIENPNRVAQTTKKVTQLDLDGPKELSRREREEIEKQKAKERYMKMHLAGKTEQAKADLARLAIIRKQREEAARKKEEERKAKDDATLSGKRMQSLSLNK comes from the exons ggagaaagggaggcCATAAAGGCCGGGCGAGGCAGTATACGAGCCCTGAGGAGATCGATGCACAGCTGCAGGCTGAGAAGCAGAAGGCCAGG GAAGAAGAGGAGCAAAAAGAAGGTGGAGATGGGGCTACAGGTGACcccaaaaaggagaagaaatctcTAGATTCAGATGATAGTGAGGATGAAGAAGATGACTATCAG CAAAAGCGCAAAGGCGTTGAAGGGCTCATTGACATCGAGAACCCCAACCGAGTGGCACAGACAACCAAAAAGGTCACACAACTGGATCTGGATGGGCCAAAGGAGCTTTCGAGGAGAGAACG AGAAGAGATTGAgaagcagaaggcaaaagagcGTTACATGAAAATGCACTTGGCCGGGAAGACAGAGCAAGCCAAGGCAGACCTGGCCCGGCTGGCCATCATCCGGAAACAGCGGGAAGAAGCTgccaggaagaaggaggaggaaaggaaag CAAAAGATGATGCCACATTGTCAGGAAAAAGAATGCAGTCACTCTCCCTGAATAAGTAA
- the PDAP1 gene encoding 28 kDa heat- and acid-stable phosphoprotein isoform X1: MPKGGRKGGHKGRARQYTSPEEIDAQLQAEKQKAREEEEQKEGGDGATGDPKKEKKSLDSDDSEDEEDDYQQKRKGVEGLIDIENPNRVAQTTKKVTQLDLDGPKELSRREREEIEKQKAKERYMKMHLAGKTEQAKADLARLAIIRKQREEAARKKEEERKDGVLLLMPRLECSGMMSVHCNLCLWGSSDSPASVSPVSGATGVYHHCWLILYF; the protein is encoded by the exons ggagaaagggaggcCATAAAGGCCGGGCGAGGCAGTATACGAGCCCTGAGGAGATCGATGCACAGCTGCAGGCTGAGAAGCAGAAGGCCAGG GAAGAAGAGGAGCAAAAAGAAGGTGGAGATGGGGCTACAGGTGACcccaaaaaggagaagaaatctcTAGATTCAGATGATAGTGAGGATGAAGAAGATGACTATCAG CAAAAGCGCAAAGGCGTTGAAGGGCTCATTGACATCGAGAACCCCAACCGAGTGGCACAGACAACCAAAAAGGTCACACAACTGGATCTGGATGGGCCAAAGGAGCTTTCGAGGAGAGAACG AGAAGAGATTGAgaagcagaaggcaaaagagcGTTACATGAAAATGCACTTGGCCGGGAAGACAGAGCAAGCCAAGGCAGACCTGGCCCGGCTGGCCATCATCCGGAAACAGCGGGAAGAAGCTgccaggaagaaggaggaggaaaggaaag atggagtcttgctcttaatgcccaggctggagtgcagtggcatgatgtcggttcactgcaacctctgcctctggggttcaagcgattctcctgcctcagtctccccagtatctggggctacaggtgtgtaccaccattgctggctaattttgtatttttag